The Manis javanica isolate MJ-LG chromosome 2, MJ_LKY, whole genome shotgun sequence genome contains a region encoding:
- the LRRC19 gene encoding leucine-rich repeat-containing protein 19: protein MKTTSIMILFWPFSMLLLSEESETSKIEIKCNFTEMNYYLIPVDINKDVTILDLSYNQITLNVTDTRALQTYFLLTELYLIENNIVILHNNSFGNLSNLEILNICRNSISVIQPQAFIGLSELKQLYLCQNKILQLNPDIFVPLKNLILLNLQGNLISYFDVPQLFHLELIILYGNPWNCSCSLLNLKNWLNTSNVTLENENITMCSYPNILKFYSIKTVPYKAECYSKFPSLITEDLYTHFQSISNSTLNSSLNNLTRNSEHEPLGKSWAFLVGVVVTLLMTSLLIFIAVKCPIWYNFLLSYNHHRLEEHEAETYEDGFTGNPSSLSQIPDTNSEEATVIFEQLHSFVVDDDGFIEDKYIDTHELREENFLPL from the exons ATGAAAACCACAAGCATCATGATCTTGTTTTGGCCCTTCTCTATGCTATTATTATCAGAAGAAAGCGAGACTTCTAAAATA gaaatTAAATGTAATTTCACTGAAATGAACTATTATTTGATTCCAGTGGATATCAATAAAGATGTTACTATACTTGATCTCAGTTACAACCAAATTACTCTGAATGTTACAGACACAAGGGCTCTACAGACATATTTTTTACTCACTGAGCTCTATTTGATTGAGAACAATATTGTTATCTTACATAATAATAGTTTTGGTAACCTCTCCAAtctagaaattttaaatatctgtagAAACTCCATCAGTGTAATTCAACCACAGGCATTTATAGGATTAAGTGAACTAAAACAGTTATATCTCTGccaaaacaaaatattacaactGAATCCTGATATATTCGTGCCTTTAAAAAACCTGATACTTCTGAATCTGCAAGGTAATTTGATAAGCTATTTTGATGTACCACAACTGTTTCATCtggaattaataattttatatggaAATCCATGGAACTGCTCTTGTAGTCTGCTGAATTTGAAGAACTGGTTGAATACATCAAACGTGACACTAG AAAATGAGAATATCACCATGTGTAGCTACCCAAATATCTTGAAGTTCTACAGTATCAAAACAGTACCTTATAAGGCTGAATGCTACTCAAAATTTCCTTCACTTATAACTGAAGATCTTTATACACATTTTCAGTCCATTAGCAACTCAACACTTAACAGCTCTTTGAACAACTTAACAAGAAATTCAG AACATGAACCTCTTGGAAAAAGCTGGGCTTTTCTTGTTGGTGTTGTAGTCACTCTACTGATGACTTCACTCCTCATTTTTATTGCTGTCAAATGCCCAATATGGTATAATTTTCTGCTTAGTTACAATCATCACCGCCTGGAAGAGCATGAAGCAGAAACCTATGAAGATGGTTTTACTGGAAATCCAAGTTCTCTTTCACAGATACCAGATACAAACTCTGAAGAAGCTACGGTGATATTTGAACAACTACATTCATTTGTGGTAGATGACGATGGATTTATTGAAGACAAATATATAGATACTCATGAATTACGGGAAGAAAATTTCCTTCCACTTTGA